The stretch of DNA CTCCTACACCGCGGCTGCGGTGGCGAGCTTCGCCTTCGGCGGCCGGCATGCCATTTTGGACACCAATGTGCGCCGGGTTCTGGCCCGCGCGCACACCGGGATCGAGTACCCGCCGAAGGCCACCACCCGCGCCGAGACCCGGCTGGCCGAGTCGCTGCTGCCCGAGGACCCGGCCACCGCGGTCCGCTGGGGCGCGGCGGTGATGGAGCTCGGCGCCCTGGTGTGCACCGCCCGCTCCCCCGAGTGCTCCGCCTGCCCCATCGCCGACCGGTGCGCCTGGCGGGCGGCCGGCCACCCGGCGCACTCCGGCCCGCCCCGGGTCGGCCAGAAGTACGCCGGCACCGACCGCCAGGTCCGCGGTCGGCTGCTGGCCGTGCTGCGCGCCTCGCCGGCCCCGGTGCACAAGCCCGCCCTCGACGCGGTCTGGGACGACCCGGTCCAGCGTGAGCGCGCGCTGGACGCCCTGGTCGCCGACGGCCTAGTCGACCCGCTGGACGACGGCCGCTACGCACTGCCGGGCTGAGGGCTTCAGGAAATCGCCGCGAACCCCGGTACCGCACCTCGCACGCAGAGTATGGTTTCAAGTATGGCGACGAAGAAGATAACCGTGACGATCCCGGAAGAGCTTCTCGAGGAGATCCGCGACGCCGCGACCGAGCGGGGCATCTCCGCCTACGTCACCGAGGCCGTCCGGCAGAAGCGCGACCGCGACCTGCTCATCGAGTTGTCCGACTGGCTTGAGGAGGAGTACGGGCCGGTCACCGACGAAGAGCTCGCCGCCGCGTACGCCGAGCTGGAGGAGGTCGACGCCGAGCACGAGCGGCGGCGCGCCCGCCGTTCCGGGGAAGCGGCGTGAAGAAGCGGAGCGGCGCCGCGAAGCCGCTGCGCTTTCACATACTCGATAGCGAGGCGCTGTCCCTGGTAGTGCACGGCGACCGCGGGATGATCGCCCGTATCAAGGTCGCCGCTCTCGGGGAGGCCGAGCTGGTCACCTCTCCCATGGCGCTCATCGAGGCCTACGACGGCCGGGTCAGCGAGCAGCGGTGGAACTGGGTTCTTTCCCGCATCCGCGTCATCGCCATCGGCGAGGACGAGGCCCGGGCGGCCCGCCGCCTCCTGGCCGACGCCGGGCTGCACGGTCACGAACACGCCATCGACGCGGTCCTGGCCGTCATCGCCCGGTCTTTGAAAGGCGAGGTCACGATCCTCACCTCGGACGTCGGCGACCTGGAGAAGCTGGTCCCGGAGCACATCCTCGTCCGGCATGTGTGACGTACGGCCGCTACGCCCTGCCGGGCCGAGCCCCGCAGGGGCCGTCACCGCCCCCTCCTACGATCGCCGTACCGATCGCACGGACGGAAGGACCGGACATGGGCGTCTCGCTCTACTACACCGCGCGCCGCGGGCACGGACTGAGCGAGGGCGAACTCCACGGCGCCATCGGGATCGCCATCGAGTCGGACCGGGACCTGTTCGACGAACTGAACGAGGCCATCCCGGCCTGGAAGGAGAACGGCACCGTCCCGGAGCATGTGACGGACGCGTCGGAGATCTGCGAAGGGCTCGTGCTGTACCGGCCGGACGCCCTGACCGAACCGGGGGTGGTGCTGGCGGGCTCCACCAAGGTCTCGCACGGCGGCTGCGGGGACGAACCCATGCTGATGCAGCTGGAGTACTACACGGGGTTCGCGCTCGGCCGGCTCCGGCGCTTCCTCCCCGACGCCGAGTGGCACGTCCACCTGGACGACGTCGACCTGGTGTGGGACGAGGAGACCGGCGAGTACTCCCTGCCGGCCGGCTGAACCGGCCGCACGGCGCCCCTCCTCCGTTGATCTCGGCGGCCCTATCAGAGCGCTCTGATAGGGCCGCCGAGATCATCGCCCTGGAGGCGAGCCGGCCTCGGCGGCCGGTACGCCTAGCCCGCTCCGGACGCCGGCCGCTGCCCCCCGGTCGGAGAGGAGCCGGTCCCTGAACAGGTCGAGGACCTGGTCGAGCGCGTCCCGGGTCGGCTGCCCCGGCTCGTCGATCAGGTGCTCGGTCAGGACCGAGTGCGGCGAGATGAGCCCGTCGGGGTTGGCGTCGGCGTCGTCCAGCTCGACGGCGGTGAACGCATCACCGAGTTCCCGGCGCAGCGCGGCGAACCGGTCCCCGGGCAC from Nocardiopsis composta encodes:
- a CDS encoding CopG family transcriptional regulator, whose amino-acid sequence is MATKKITVTIPEELLEEIRDAATERGISAYVTEAVRQKRDRDLLIELSDWLEEEYGPVTDEELAAAYAELEEVDAEHERRRARRSGEAA
- a CDS encoding A/G-specific adenine glycosylase, encoding MIDNPYSSAVIAWFGTHARDLPWRADDASPWSILVSEIMLQQTPVVRVLPAWEAWMRRWPTPSALAAEPAGEAVRMWNRLGYPRRALNLHACAREITERHGGEVPSEHAALLALPGVGSYTAAAVASFAFGGRHAILDTNVRRVLARAHTGIEYPPKATTRAETRLAESLLPEDPATAVRWGAAVMELGALVCTARSPECSACPIADRCAWRAAGHPAHSGPPRVGQKYAGTDRQVRGRLLAVLRASPAPVHKPALDAVWDDPVQRERALDALVADGLVDPLDDGRYALPG